The genomic stretch GGCCGGCGCGTGGTGATCGTCGACGAGACCGGCGGCTACGCGCCGCTCGGCCTGGCCGAGCGCCTGGGCACCGCGGGCGTCGAGGTCCACGTCGTCACGCCCGCCGAGCGCCTCGGCGGCGAGGCCGCGGACCTCCTCGAGGTGCCGCACGTCATGCCGCGGCTGGCCGCGCTCGGCGTGACCACGCTCGTCGCCCACGACGTCGATCGGGTCGAGGGCGACACGGTCGTGCTCGCCGGGGTCTGGGGCGGCCCGCGGCGCGAGCTGACCGCCGTCGACTGCGTCGTGCTGGCGATGGGCCGCGAGCCGGAGGACCGGCTGTACCGCGACCTCGAGGGCCGGCTGCCCGACGTCCGCTGCATCGGCGACGCCCTCGCGCCCCGGGACACCGCGGCCGCCATCTTCGAGGGCGAGTCCACGGGCCGAGCCCTCTGAGCCCGGGACCGGCTCAGGCGTCGCGGAGGACCGCCAGCGCCTGCTGCGCGGCGCGCGCCCCCGACTCCAGAGCGCCGTCGAGCCAGCCGATCCACCGCGTGGCGATGTCGGCGCCGCCGAAGCAGACGCGCCCCTCCGGCTCCTGCAGAGCCGACGCGTCGCGGCTGAGCGTTCCCGGGCGGTGCGCCGGCCACCCTCCTCGCGCCAATGGGTCGGCGTTCCAGTCGTGGGCGTCGCTGGCGAGCACCCGGGCGTTCGGGAGATAGGCGCCCACCGCTCGGGCGACGGCGTCGGGATCGGTGACGTCCAGCGGCGAGGGCGGGGCGCTGAAGCCCACCATGAGCGTCGCGCCGTCCAACTCGTACTCGGGCGACAGCCACAGCAGGTCCTGCCCGGGGCCGAAGCAGATCGTGTCGGTCGGCCCGCCGTCGACCAGCACCCAGACCTTGCTCATGCGGTTGGGATGGCCGTCGCGCGCGAGCGTCGCCTTGGCGGGACCCAGCGCGGGGAGGAACTCGATGTCGCGCCAGACGTTGACGGGCAGCGCCACGATCGCCGCCGCGGCGCCGAACGTCCGCCCGTCGGCGGTCGTGGCGACGACCCGGCCGGGCTCGCGCTGGTCGACGCGGACGACCCGCGCGCCCAGCTCGAGCACGGGGGCGGCGTCGCGGGCGAGCGCCTCGACCACGGTGCGGGTCCCGCCGGCGAACTTGTCGACCACCCCGGCCCACCAGGCCCACGCGCTGTGATCGAAGGCGGCCATGAGCGACAGCGCGTTGAGGATCGACCACTCCTCGGGCGGCGCGCCGGATCCCAGCGTGCCCCACGCGGCGAGGAACCGCGTCGTGCGCGGGCTCAGGCGCAGGCCGGCCAGGAACCGCTCCACCGAGACGTCGAGATCGCCGAGGTCCTGCCGGTCGCGCGGGACCGATGGGTCGACGCGGTGGCTCGCCTCCATGATCCGGAACACCGCGCGCTCGAGCTCGTAGATCTCGTCGCCCTCGAGCGGGAACGCGGACGTCGGCGCGGCGTCGAAGCCCCAGCGCCAGCGCGGCACGCCGGTCTGCCCTTCGACGAGGCCGATGCCGTAGCGATCCATCTCGGCGGCGACGTGCGGCTGGAACCTCGGCGCCACCCACGTGCCGCCCAGCTCCACCTCCTGGCCGTGACCCGCGAACGGGCGCAGGAAGGTCCGGCCGCCGAGGCGATCGCGGCCCTCGAGCAGGAGGACGCGCTGGCCCGCGTCGCGCAGGTCGCGGGCGGCGCGCAGGCCGGAGAATCCTCCGCCCACGACGATCACGTCGAACGGATCCGGGTCAGGTCGCTGCATGGTCATCCTCTGAGGTGGTGGTCGATCGCTCCGGCGCGCGCGAGCGCCCGAGGAGCGCCGCGCTCGTGACGAGCATGCCGCCGGCCAGCACGCCCCAGGGCAGGGCCTGGCCCCCGATGTCGGCGAGGACCCCGCCGCCGGCCGCGCCGGCCATCTGCCCGCCGGCGAAGGCCAGGTTGAACAGGGAGTAGGTGTGGCCGTCGCCGATGCGGGCGGCGCTGACCACGTCGCGCAGGCGCAGCATCGCCGGCGTCCAGGTCAGGGCGATGGGCGCGACGATTGCGACGAGGCAGCAGGCGAGCAGCCAGGCCGTCTGCGGGACGAGCGCGACGATCATCAGCATGGCGGCGAGGGCGTAGGCGCCGACGGTCAGCCGTCGCGCGCCGACCCGTTCGAGGGCGTTGCCGCCGACCGCGGTCCCCGCGGCCTCGACGGTCCCGACTACGACGAACGTCGCCGCGATGAAGGCCGCGCCGGCTCCGAGCGCGTCCAGCCGCAGCGCCCCGAGGACGGGCAGCATGCCGACCATCACCGCCGGCAGCGTGACGAGCCAGATCGCGCCCGCGGCCCGGCGCCGGTACGCCGGGCGCGCGATGCGCGCGACGCTGCCCGACGCGGCGGCGGGTGGACCGGCCGGCAGGCGCCGCATCGCCACCGCCAGGACGAGGGCTCCGCCCGAGAGCACGCAGAAGACGAGCTGGGGCGACGTGGCCACGATCCCCGCTCCGGCGAGCGGACCGACGAGCGTGCCCGCGACACCGGCGCCCAGCACGCGCCCGATCGTCGCGGCGCGCGACGCCGCCGGCGTGCACGCGACCAGCCACGTCAGCGCGCCGGCCCAGACGACCACGCTGGCGATCCCCTCCAGGAATCGCGCGGCGACCAGCACCGAGAACGTCTGGCCGAACCCGAACGCGACCCCGGAGATCGCCAGGAGGACCAGGCCGCAGAGGACCGTGCGGCGGCCGCCCAGCCGCGAGGCGGCCACGCCAGCCGGCAGCGCCCCGAGCAGCACCCCGGCGGGAAACGCGGACGACAGCAGGCCGGCCGCGGCGTCGCTGAGGCTCAGCCGATCCGCGTACGCCGGCAGGACGGGCGCCAGCGCGGAGTACAGCAGCGAGTCCCAGAACATCGCCGTCGCCGCCCAGGAGGCGATGCGCCGCCACGGCGCCGGGTCGGGGACCGCGCCGGCGCCGAGCGGCCCGGGGGGCGGCTGCGTCGAAGCACGGGACGACACGACCGGCGGCGCAGCGCTCGCCTACCCGACCGGCAGGGCGCCGCCGAGCACCGCTCGCGCCTGCTCTGCAGCGCGAGCTCCGGCCTCCAGCGCGCCGTCGAGCCAGCCGATCCAGCGGACCGCCACATCGGCGCCCGCGAACACGATCCGGCCCTCGGGCCGGCCGAGGGCGCTGTGGTGGGCGGACAGCATCCCCGGCGGGTTGACGAGCCAGGTGCCCTTCGCGTACGGGTCGGCGGCGAAGTCATGCGCGTCGGCGGCGACGACGTCGGCCTCGGGCGCGAACTGGCGGACCGCCCGGGTGAGCGCGTCCAGATCGGACACGTCGAGCTCGCTCGGCGGGGCGCACATGCCCATCGCGATCGCCCCGTCGGGCCTCTCGAGCTCGGGGAACATCTGGACGAAGTCCGTGCCCCAGCCGGACGCGAACAGGTTCGGGGGCAGGTTCTCGACGACCATCCACGTCTTCTTCATCCGGCCGGGGTTGCCCGCGCGCGCCGGCTCCATCTTGTCCTCGGGGAGCGCCGGGCTGAACTCGATGTCGGGCCACACGGCGAGCGGCGTGGCGATCACCACCGCCGGGGCGCGGTACGTCGCGCCGGCGGCGGTCGTGACCCGGACGCCCTCGTCGTCCTGCTCGACGCGGGACACCGGAGCGGACAGCTCGATCCTCGCGCCCGAGTCGCGGGCGAGGAGGTCGACGACCGCGCTCATGCCGATCACGAAGCGGTCGGTGACGGCGCCGTACCAGCCCCAGACGCTGTTGTCCATCGCGGCGATGAGCGACAGCGCCGTGAGCATCGACCACTCGCCCGGCAGGGCGCCCGAGCCGAGCCCGGCCCACATGTAGATGAACTCGCGCACCGCGGCGGGCGTCCCGAGGTCGTCGAGGAACCGCTCGACCGACACGTCGAGGTCGGCGAGGTCCTGCTCGTCGCGCGGGCGGTCCGGGTCGACGCGGTGCGATGCCCGGATGATCTGGAAGAGCGTGCGCTCGAGGGCGTAGATGTCGTCGCCCTCGAGCGGGAAGTGGCGCTTGAGCTCGCCGCCGAAGTGCCAGCGGCTGTCCAGGTCCCCGCCGTGGCTGACGACGAGCTCGAGGTCGTAGCGGGCGATCTCGTCGGCGACGTGGGGGTGGACCTCGGGCGCGACCCAGGTGCCGCCGATCTCGACGAGCTCCTCCCGGCCGGCGAACGGGCGCGTCCAGGCCCGGCCGCCGAGGCGGTCGCGGGCCTCGAGGACGAGGACCGAGTGCCCGGCGTCGCCGAGGTCCCGCGCGGCGCGGATGCCGGACAGGCCGCCTCCCACGACGATCACGTCGAAATCCGAGCCCATCAGCTGCCTCCGTGGTTCTGGTTTGCGATGCTCAGCGCCTGCCCGGCGGCACGACGCCCCGATTCCAGGGCCCCGTCGATCCAGCCGATCCAGCCGTTGGCGATGTCGGCGCCGGCGAAGCAGACACGCGTGTCGGGCTCCTGGACCGCGGACATGAGCCGTGTCGCCTGGCCGGGCCGGTAGGTCAGCCAGCCGCCGCGCGCGAACGGGTCGGCGACCCAGTCGTGGGCGTCGACGGCGGCCACGCGGGCGCCGGGGAAGTACGCCCGGACCGCCTCGCCGACCGCCGCGCCGTCGGTGACGTCCAGCAGGCAGGGCGGCGATGAGAAGCCGACGATGAGGACGGCGTCGCCGACCCGGTACTGCGGGGCGACGAACAGCAGGTCGTTGCCCGGGCCGAAGCCCATGGCGTCCTCGGGCACCCCCTCGACCAGGGCCCAGACCTTGCCCATGCGGTTGGGATGGCCGTCCCGGGCGAGCGCCGCCTTCGCGTCCGAGAGGGGCGGATCGAAGGCGATGTCGCGCCAGACGTTGACCGGCGCGGTCACGATCGCCGCGCCCGCGGAGTACGTGCGTCCGTCCTCGCACGTGACGGTGACCGCGCCCTCGTCCTGGCGGACGTGCGTGACGCGCGCCGAGGTCTCGAGAACGGGGTCCCCGTCCTCGACCAGCGCGTCGAGCAGGCTCTGCGTGCCGCCTTCGAGCTTGTCGACGACCGCCGCGAACCAGGCGTAGGCGCTGCGGTCCGACGCGGCGATGAGCGACAGCGCGGTCAGCGCGGACCACTCGTCCGACGCCGCGCCCGAGCCGAGCGAGCCGAACGCGGACAGGAACTCGTACGTCCGCCGGCTCATCGGCTCGGCCCGCAGGAACTGCTCGACCGACACGTCGAGGTCGGCGAGGGCCTGGAGGTCCCGCGGACGCTCGACGTCGATCCGGTGGGCGGCCTCGATGATCCGGTACAGCGCCCGCTCGAGCTCGTAGAGCTCCTGACCCGACAGCGGGAAGCCGGGGGTGATCGCCCCGTCGAAGCGCCAGACGAAGCGGCTGGGCATGAGCGCGTGCTCGGCCAGCCGCAGGCCGTAGCGCCGCATCTCCTCGGCCACCCACGGCTGGTACTGGGGCGCGACCCAGGTGCCGCCCATCTCGATCGGCTGGTTCGTGCTGGCGAACGGCCGGCGCCAGGTGCGCCCGCCGAGGCGGTCGCGCCCCTCCAGGACGAGCACGCTGCGCCCGGCGTCGCGCAGGTCGCGCGCGGCGGCGAGCCCGGCAAAGCCCGCGCCGATGACGACGACGTCCGCGGAGGTCCCGGGTGCGCTGGTCATGGCCGCCGGCCCATCGATCAGAACGCGATCGGCTCGGTCTCGTCGATCGACCAGAACGTGAGCGCCGGCTCGTGCACCTGGAAGATCGCCTTCGCACCCCGCTCCATGACGATCGCGTCGCCGGGGTGCAGGTGGATCGGCTCGCCCGCCTCAGGCGTGTAGGACACGTGGCCCTCGACGAGCAGCAGGGTCTCCTGGAACGGCTGGTCGAGGTGGATCGTCATCGGCTGGCACGTCCACATCCCGGTGGCGTTGCGCCCGTCGGCCGAGCGCCAGAAGACGCTGATCTGCATGTCGACCTCGCCGGCGATCACGTCCTCCGGGCGCGGGACGTCCGGGGCCCACCGCTCGAAGGCGGCGATCGACCGGTTGAGCTTGCGCAGGCCGGGGGCCTCTGTCGCTGACACCGCGTTCTCCTGTCCTGTCCTCAGCCGCCGGCGAAGCGCCGCAGGACGTTGCCGGTGATGCGCGCGACGTCGTTGTCGCCGCCGTTGTGCGTCAGGCTGCCGCCCCACGTCACCGATCCGGTGGCGAAGACGGCGGCCCCGTTCGGGTGCTCGGCGTAGACGACGTCCGCGTGGACGTTGGCGTTGACCGTGCCGCCGGACAGGCTGTCCTGCATGAGCGTGTCCTCGACGACGGCCTGGTAGCTGTCCGAGAAGCCGCGCGCGGTGGCCAGGAGGACCGCGTGCGGCGGCGTGCCCAGCTCGTCGTCGACGCGGTCGATCTCGAAGCCCGCGGCGCCGCCCATGATCGCGCCGAAGTCGCCGAAGCGCTCGCCCTCGACCCCGTCGAAGATCCACGCGACCTCCGGGTCGTGGCTGGCCGGGAGCCGCTCGTAGCCCAGCGCGACGTCGTAGCCGTGGGCGGCCATCCCGACGAGGAAGAGCCTCTGGGGCGCCCTGCCGCGAAAGCGCCAGAGGCCGCTCGGCTCGCCGGTGCACGCCTGGTGGCACTCGCCGGGGGCCGACTGCCACGCGCGCGTGCCGGCGTAGGTCCGCCGGATCTCGAGCACGTGCGGCCGCTCCGGATGCACCGAGGTGACCCAGTACATGCCGTTGCCGCCGAGGTACATGAAGCGGCCCCCGCCGTCGAGGTACGCCTCGGTCGCGTCGAGCATCTGCTCGCTCCAGTACTCCGGGTGCGTGCCGGTGAGGATCACGCGGTACGGCTCGAGCAGCTCGAGGCCCTCGTGGTGCAGGTCCTCGTCGGTGATCACGTCGAACGGCTCGCCGAAGGTGCTCAGCCAGTCGAGGACGTGCAGGTCCGCGCCGAGCTGGTGAGCGGCCTGGATCGGCGGGGAGATGTAGTACGGCCGCATGTTCGGGATCGGCCGCAGGCGGCTGACGAAGCAGTTGCCGGTGCCGTCGGAGTGGTGGTCGTACGCGCTCAGCAGCTCATGGCGCTTGGAGTAGAGGTCCTCCGGCGCGAGCAGCGCGTTCATGCGCTCGCGCTCCTCCGGCGAGATCGAGGGCGAGGTCTCGGTCCCCGAGTGCTCGCACGAGTACGCGAGGTAGCTGAACGTGGGGGCGAGGAAGGCGATGCGCGCCGTGGGACGCCCGCGCGCGGGACGGACGAAGAACGGGATGTGGTCCTCGGCGCCACCGGCCCGCAGCCGGATGGCGTACAGGCCGCTCGGCAGGTCGTGCGGGACCTCCAGGTCGAAGTCGGGCTCCCAGCACGCGTCGTCCATGTCGTCGCGGTGGAAGTGGATCGCGCCGTACTCGCCCGGCGTCTGCCTGAAGTCGTCGCTGCGCCCGGTCCAGTTCCAGCCGGTCACGCCGCGCATCGGCATGTTCACCGTCTCGCCGTGGTGCAGGTTCGGCCCGACGTCGGTCACGCGGGTCGAGCCGATGCCGATCGCGAAGTCCCATGACGCGACGCCGTCGATGCGCGGCGCGTCGATCTTGCCGTCGAAGCCGTCGCCGATGCGCAACGGCTCGGCGACCTCCGCCGGATCGCACGGCGCGGAGGCGCGCGCGTCGCCGGACCAGCGCCGCGGGGTCTGGGACACCGTGGCGCGGCCGTCGGTGAGCTCGCCGGCGACGCGGTACCACTCGCCCCGACGTAGGGGCACGCCGGTCGTCACGCGGCTGCCGCCGACGCGCAGCTCGACGGCTCCCTCGGCGTTCACGAAGAGGCCGTCGGCGGTGCCCCAGGTCATGAGGCCCTGCTCGCCGGCGTCCGGCGCGGTGGGGCAGATCCAGGCCTCGAGGCGGAACTCCGCCGGGCGGGGGACGGGCCGGGGGAAGCGCACATACGACCCCTTCGGCAGCGCCTGCTCACGCCCCGCATGGGTTCCGTTCAGCGGCGCGTCGAGATCGCGGCGCAGCTGCGGCGAGTGCGACGGACGCACCAGCGTCGCTTCGTACTGCGGGTGCGGCGTGCTGACCATGAACCGGATCCGCTCGCCGCGCGCGACGCTCAGCCTGTCCCCGTACCCGACGATCTCCATGCAGCTCCCCTCGACGACTCACGGCCCTGAC from Capillimicrobium parvum encodes the following:
- a CDS encoding LamG domain-containing protein — encoded protein: MEIVGYGDRLSVARGERIRFMVSTPHPQYEATLVRPSHSPQLRRDLDAPLNGTHAGREQALPKGSYVRFPRPVPRPAEFRLEAWICPTAPDAGEQGLMTWGTADGLFVNAEGAVELRVGGSRVTTGVPLRRGEWYRVAGELTDGRATVSQTPRRWSGDARASAPCDPAEVAEPLRIGDGFDGKIDAPRIDGVASWDFAIGIGSTRVTDVGPNLHHGETVNMPMRGVTGWNWTGRSDDFRQTPGEYGAIHFHRDDMDDACWEPDFDLEVPHDLPSGLYAIRLRAGGAEDHIPFFVRPARGRPTARIAFLAPTFSYLAYSCEHSGTETSPSISPEERERMNALLAPEDLYSKRHELLSAYDHHSDGTGNCFVSRLRPIPNMRPYYISPPIQAAHQLGADLHVLDWLSTFGEPFDVITDEDLHHEGLELLEPYRVILTGTHPEYWSEQMLDATEAYLDGGGRFMYLGGNGMYWVTSVHPERPHVLEIRRTYAGTRAWQSAPGECHQACTGEPSGLWRFRGRAPQRLFLVGMAAHGYDVALGYERLPASHDPEVAWIFDGVEGERFGDFGAIMGGAAGFEIDRVDDELGTPPHAVLLATARGFSDSYQAVVEDTLMQDSLSGGTVNANVHADVVYAEHPNGAAVFATGSVTWGGSLTHNGGDNDVARITGNVLRRFAGG
- a CDS encoding flavin monoamine oxidase family protein; translated protein: MGSDFDVIVVGGGLSGIRAARDLGDAGHSVLVLEARDRLGGRAWTRPFAGREELVEIGGTWVAPEVHPHVADEIARYDLELVVSHGGDLDSRWHFGGELKRHFPLEGDDIYALERTLFQIIRASHRVDPDRPRDEQDLADLDVSVERFLDDLGTPAAVREFIYMWAGLGSGALPGEWSMLTALSLIAAMDNSVWGWYGAVTDRFVIGMSAVVDLLARDSGARIELSAPVSRVEQDDEGVRVTTAAGATYRAPAVVIATPLAVWPDIEFSPALPEDKMEPARAGNPGRMKKTWMVVENLPPNLFASGWGTDFVQMFPELERPDGAIAMGMCAPPSELDVSDLDALTRAVRQFAPEADVVAADAHDFAADPYAKGTWLVNPPGMLSAHHSALGRPEGRIVFAGADVAVRWIGWLDGALEAGARAAEQARAVLGGALPVG
- a CDS encoding MFS transporter, encoding MSSRASTQPPPGPLGAGAVPDPAPWRRIASWAATAMFWDSLLYSALAPVLPAYADRLSLSDAAAGLLSSAFPAGVLLGALPAGVAASRLGGRRTVLCGLVLLAISGVAFGFGQTFSVLVAARFLEGIASVVVWAGALTWLVACTPAASRAATIGRVLGAGVAGTLVGPLAGAGIVATSPQLVFCVLSGGALVLAVAMRRLPAGPPAAASGSVARIARPAYRRRAAGAIWLVTLPAVMVGMLPVLGALRLDALGAGAAFIAATFVVVGTVEAAGTAVGGNALERVGARRLTVGAYALAAMLMIVALVPQTAWLLACCLVAIVAPIALTWTPAMLRLRDVVSAARIGDGHTYSLFNLAFAGGQMAGAAGGGVLADIGGQALPWGVLAGGMLVTSAALLGRSRAPERSTTTSEDDHAAT
- a CDS encoding cupin domain-containing protein; its protein translation is MSATEAPGLRKLNRSIAAFERWAPDVPRPEDVIAGEVDMQISVFWRSADGRNATGMWTCQPMTIHLDQPFQETLLLVEGHVSYTPEAGEPIHLHPGDAIVMERGAKAIFQVHEPALTFWSIDETEPIAF
- a CDS encoding flavin monoamine oxidase family protein, translating into MQRPDPDPFDVIVVGGGFSGLRAARDLRDAGQRVLLLEGRDRLGGRTFLRPFAGHGQEVELGGTWVAPRFQPHVAAEMDRYGIGLVEGQTGVPRWRWGFDAAPTSAFPLEGDEIYELERAVFRIMEASHRVDPSVPRDRQDLGDLDVSVERFLAGLRLSPRTTRFLAAWGTLGSGAPPEEWSILNALSLMAAFDHSAWAWWAGVVDKFAGGTRTVVEALARDAAPVLELGARVVRVDQREPGRVVATTADGRTFGAAAAIVALPVNVWRDIEFLPALGPAKATLARDGHPNRMSKVWVLVDGGPTDTICFGPGQDLLWLSPEYELDGATLMVGFSAPPSPLDVTDPDAVARAVGAYLPNARVLASDAHDWNADPLARGGWPAHRPGTLSRDASALQEPEGRVCFGGADIATRWIGWLDGALESGARAAQQALAVLRDA
- a CDS encoding flavin monoamine oxidase family protein, coding for MTSAPGTSADVVVIGAGFAGLAAARDLRDAGRSVLVLEGRDRLGGRTWRRPFASTNQPIEMGGTWVAPQYQPWVAEEMRRYGLRLAEHALMPSRFVWRFDGAITPGFPLSGQELYELERALYRIIEAAHRIDVERPRDLQALADLDVSVEQFLRAEPMSRRTYEFLSAFGSLGSGAASDEWSALTALSLIAASDRSAYAWFAAVVDKLEGGTQSLLDALVEDGDPVLETSARVTHVRQDEGAVTVTCEDGRTYSAGAAIVTAPVNVWRDIAFDPPLSDAKAALARDGHPNRMGKVWALVEGVPEDAMGFGPGNDLLFVAPQYRVGDAVLIVGFSSPPCLLDVTDGAAVGEAVRAYFPGARVAAVDAHDWVADPFARGGWLTYRPGQATRLMSAVQEPDTRVCFAGADIANGWIGWIDGALESGRRAAGQALSIANQNHGGS